A region from the Bubalus kerabau isolate K-KA32 ecotype Philippines breed swamp buffalo chromosome 23, PCC_UOA_SB_1v2, whole genome shotgun sequence genome encodes:
- the PSMG3 gene encoding proteasome assembly chaperone 3, producing MEGKPLLTSKQKTAVVCGVPTQVVCTAFSSHILVVVTQLGKMGTLVSLEPSSVTSDVGKPVLTTKVLLGKDEPLVHVFAKNLVAFVSQEAGNRAVLLALAVKDKSMEVVEALKEAIQMCQVW from the exons ATGGAAGGTAAACCCTTGCTGACGTCCAAGCAGAAGACTGCGGTGGTGTGCGGAGTCCCCACCCAGGTGGTCTGCACGGCCTTCAGCAGCCACATCCTGGTTGTGGTGACCCAGCTGGGGAAGATGGGTACCCTGGTCTCCCTGGAGCCCAGCAGTGTGACTAGTGACGTCGGCAAGCCTGTGCTGACCACCAAAGTCCTCCTCGGGAAGGATGAG CCGCTCGTCCATGTCTTCGCGAAAAACCTGGTGGCATTTGTGTCTCAAGAAGCTGGAAACAGAGCTGTCCTCCTCGCCCTGGCCGTGAAGGACAAGAGCATGGAGGTGGTGGAGGCCCTGAAGGAGGCGATCCAGATGTGCCAGGTGTGGTGA